CTGTTCGATGTGCGGTGAACAGTACTGCTCCATGCGGATTTCTGCACAGATCCGGAACTCTTAGTTTTCCAAACGCTGGAAATTCAGCGGTGAAGCTCGTTGATTTTCGCGAGTTCATCCGCTCCGGGGCAGAGCTTTTCCTCATCGAGATCACGCAGCGGGGTTGAGTTGGTATTCATGGTTTCGTGAATTTCCTGCGAACCTTCGTCCATGAACAGAATGCCGGTCAGCACTTTGTCCTGTGCTTTGCATTCCTGCATCATGGTCAGTGCGGATGTGCGGCTGTGAACATCATGCTTGGAATTCATTTTGTGCAGGTTGATCATGGAGCCGTCATGCATTGTGACGCGCTCATCGGTTCCTTCGTTATATTCGGCCGTTATTTCTTCCGCGTGGGGCACATAATCCACCGTATTGGTGGAGGCCATGTGCTGCCGTATGTAGTCATAGGCTTTGGTGGAGCCCGGCACGTTGTTGAACGTGACGCACGGCGAGATGACATTGATGAAGGCGAACCCTTTATGGGCAATGGCGGCCTGAATGATCGGAATCAGCTGTTCTTTGTCACCGGAAAAACTGTTGGCCACAAAGGTGGAGCCGAGCTGCAGGGCAATGGCGCAGAGATCAATCGGTTCGAGCGCATTGGGTTCACCTTTTTTTGATTTCGATCCGATATCCGTGGTGGCGGAATCCTGCCCTTTGGTCAGTCCGTAGACACCGTTGTTTTCACAGATGTACACCATGTTGACGTTGCGGCGGACCGCATGAACAAATTGGCCCATACCGATCGAGGCGGTGTCGCCGTCGCCGGAAACGCCGATGTAGAGCAGGTCGCGGTTGGCCATGTTGGCTCCGGTTGCGACGGATGGCATACGGCCGTGCACCGAATTGAAGCCGTGAGAATTTCCGAGAAAATAGGTCGGCGTTTTGGAAGAACAGCCAATCCCGGAAAGTTTGGCCACGCGGTGCGGAGGAATGGACATTTCGAAGCACGCCTCGATAATCGCGTTGCTGATCGAATCGTGACCGCAACCGGCGCAGAGCGTGGAGACTGCGCCTTCATAATCCTTGGTGGTATAGCCCAGCTCGTTTTTGGGCAGGTTCGGGTGACGGAATGCAGGAATTTTATAGCTCATGGTCAGCTCCTAGTAAAAACGGCTTCGGCGGCGCGGTGAAGTGGTGGTCTGTAAGATCCAGTCGCGGATTTCGTGGCGGATGAAACGGGCTGTGATGGGGCTGCCGTCAAAATGCAGCAACGGGACCAGGCGTTCCGGATCAAAATCATACTCATTGATCAGCAGGGTGCGCATCTGGGCATCGCGGTTTTGTTCAACCACAAAGACATATTCATGTTCCTCAATAAACTGCCCGACTTCATCGGAAAATGGAAATGCCTGAATGCCCATGCTGTCGAGTGAAATGCCGTGCAGGCTGTTGAGGTGGTGGAGGGCTTCCAGCGTCGAGGCCTCGGACGTGCCGTAGTGGATGACTCCCACGGTGCAAGGTTTGTTGGTTTTACGGATAATCGGTTTTGGCACATGTTCACTGGCCGTTTTCCATTTTTTCTGGAGGCGCTCCATATTCTCAATGTACTTCTCGCCGTTTTCCGTGTAGATCGCATATTCATCTTTGGATGTTCCGCGCGTAAAAAATGCCCCTTTTGTCGGATGGGTTCCGGGATAGGTGCGGTATGGTACGCCGTCTCCGTCTACATCCAGATAGCGTCCGAAGCGCTCCGTCATGTTTTCCAGATCTTCTTCCGTGTAGACTTTGCCCCGGTCATATTTCCGGGTGTCGTCCCATTCGAAGGGATCGGACATGTTGTCATTCATGCCGAGATCGAGATCGGACAGTAAAATGACGGGCGTCTGGAAACGTTCTGCCAGATCAAATGCCTTGGCGGTATATTCAAAACATTCTTTCGGCGTAGACGGATAAAGGCAGATGTGTTTGGTGTCGCCGTGCGAGGCATAGGCCGCGGCCAGCACGTCTGATTGCTGGGTGCGTGTCGGCATTCCGGTGGAGGGGCCCGAACGCTGGACATCAATCAGTACAGAAGGAATTTCCGCAAAATAGGCCAGCCCGAGAAATTCATTCATCAGGGAAAGTCCGGGGCCGCTGGTGGCTGTGAAAGCGCGCGACCCGTTCCAGGAGGCACCGATTACCATGCCGATGGCGGCCAGTTCGTCTTCGGCCTGAACGATGGCATAATTTTTCCGGCCGGTCTCCGGATCCATGCGGAATTTGCGGCAGTAGCGTGCAAAGTTATCAATGACGGATGTGGACGGCGTGATGGGATACCAGCCCGCCATGGTGGCACCGCCGTAAACGGCACCGAGACCACAGGCTTCGTTGCCGTCAATCAGGATTTTGTTGCCCACATTGTCGCGCCGCTCAATCCGGTAGGCGATAGGGCAGGCATGCATTTTTTTGGCCATTTCATAACCGGTGGTTACGGCATTGACGTTGGGGGCGATCAGCTTTTGCTTCCCTTTAAACTGGTCGCTGATCAGCTGTTTGAAAACATCAAGTTCCATATCGAACAGTGCGGCGAGCACTCCGACATACATGATGTTTCGGAAGAGCTGGCGGTGGCGGGGGTCATCGTAGAGTTCTCGGCATTTTTCGGTCAGCGGGATGCCGATAAAATCGATGTCGTTTCGGCGGAGAGCCGGTGGGAGCTGTTTGGTGGAGTCATAAATAAAGTAGCCGCCTTTCTCCACTTCGTTGATGTCGCGTTCCATGCTTTGCGGATTCATACCAACCATGATGTCGATGCCGCCGCGGCGTCCGAGGAATCCGTTTTCATTGATACGCACTTCGTACCAGGTGGGTAAGCCCTGGATGTTTGACGGGAAAATATTCTTGGGGCTGATCGGAATACCCATACGGAAAACGGCTCGGCTGAACAGTTTGTTGGCACTGGCCGAGCCGGTGCCGTTGACGTTGGCAAATTTGATGACAAATTTATTGGTGATGATGTCGCGTTTCATGACGGGGGCTCACTTCCAGGGGTTGGAAATTATTGATTTTCTTCATTTTTGCGGTGGTACGGCTTGGGCGAGATATAGAGAAATTTCTGCATATCCCAGGCTGAGGTCGGACAGCGTTCAGCGCACAGCCCGCAGTGCAGGCAGACATCTTCATCTTTCACCATCACCCGTCCGGTTTTCAGATTTTCCGAAACAAAAATCTGCTGTCCGAGGTTCAGTGCCGGAACGGTCAGGCTGCGGCGCAGTTCGGCTTCTTCTTTATTTTGTGTGAAGGTCAGGCAGTCAACCGGACAGATATCGATGCAGCCGTCGCACTCGATACACTTCTCTGCGGTGAATACGGTTTCAACATCGCAGTTCAGACAGCGTTCCGCTTCCTCAAAGGCAGTTGCGGCATCAAACCCGAGTTCCACTTCAACGGTATGACTTTTAATGGCTTCCTGCAGATCGAGGTGAGGTACGGCGTGGCGTTCCTCTTCGGTGACTGAGCTGGCGTAGCTCCAGTCATGAATGCCCATTTTCTGACTCAGCAGGTTGGTGCTCGGATCGGGGCGGTCGGTCAATTCCTGACCGTGGAGGAACATATCAATCGAAAGCGCGGCCTGATGCCCCTGGGCAACGGCGGTGATAATATTTTTCGGTCCGAAGGCGGCATCGCCCCCGAAGAACACCATAGGATTACTGGATTGATAGGTTACTTCATCGACGATTGCCATGCCGCGTTCATCAAAATCGATGCCGATATCCCGTTCAATCCACGGGAACGCATTGGCCTGGCCGATTGCCAATAACACCAGACTGCAGGGAATGGTTTCGGTGCGGCCAACCGGGGTGAACACCTCGCGGCCGTCTTCATCGATGGAATAGTCGATGACTTCGAACGTCATGGCTTTCAGTTCGCCGTCTTCCACAACGTATTCGAGCGGACTGTGGTTTTCAATGATCGGAATCCCTTCGGCCTGGGTGTCTTCAATTTCCCAGGGGGAAGCGACCATGGCGGAGATCGGCGTGCGCAACACGACTTTGACATTTTTGGCGCCAAGACGCAGTGCCGTGCGGCAGCAGTCCATGGCTGTGTTTCCTCCGCCGATTACAATAACGTCTTCCGGAGCTGTGGTAACGTGATCAAAAGCCACCTGAGCCAGCCACTGTACGCCGACCTGGATATTTTTTCCGCCGTCGTGTTCCCAGCCGGGGAGTTTGAGCTGGCGGCCGGTGGGGGCGCCGGTTCCCACAAAGACGGCGTCGTAGCCTTTGTCCGTGAGGGCCTTCATGCTTTCAATGCGCGTATTAAAGTGGGCGTTTACGCCCATATCCAGAATATAGCCGGTCTCTTCGTCGATGACTTCTTCCGGAAGCCGGAAAGAGGGGATCTGCTGACGCATAAAACCGCCGGCGCTGCCGGTGGCTTCGAAAAGATCAATTTCATAGCCGAGCGGCATAAGGTCGCGGCATACAGTTAAGGCGGAGGGGCCGGCACCGATGACGGCCAGTTTAAAGCCGTTTTTTATTTTTGGAATTTTGGGTAGCCGGTCTCTGATGTCCTCCTTCATATCGGCGCAGACGCGCTTCAGGCGGCAGATGGCCACCGGTTTTTCTTCAATGCGGCCCCGCCGGCAGGCCGGTTCGCAGGGGCGGTCGCAGGTTCGACCCAGAATTCCGGGGAAAACGTTCGATTCCCAATTGATCATATAGGCATCGGCATATCTGCCGGCTGCAATCAGTCGAATATACTCCGGAACGGGAGTGTGCGCAGGGCACGCGTGTTGACAGTCTACTACTTTGTGAAAGTACTCCGGGTGGCTCGTATCTGTGGGCTTCACTCTGTATTTCTCCATGCTGCCTGAAAATATGGGGTATTACGCACCAGCTTAACAGGCATTACCTTAGTTTAGGCAATATAAATCACAGAGTTATGAGCATTTCAGCATTAAAATACCTAAATCTGTAAAAAGTTATCACTTATGCCTCAATGGGTATTTTTATATCGGTAAAAAATAGGTTTTTACTGGGAAATTTTAATATTTCTTCATCGAGGGGATTTTTCGGGAAATGGAGTGTCAGGATCGTTAAATCAAGAAAAATACGGTTTGCGGGGCGCTCAGGGGGGAGATATTTCCGGGTGAATGGAATGGTTCTGCTGAAACAGGGGCTTAATCGATATTTTTAAATCGAATAATGGAAGGAGAGTTCCGGGGAGGGTGTTTTTCGGGGAGCAAGGGGGTGTGGGGGAGAGGGGTGGAGTATGTGCCCATTTGTGTTATATTCATTTTGAGGATTCGTGATTTTCCATCTGTAAGGCGAATTACCTTTGAAATAGTGGAATTAATCTTTTGACTGCGGCGGTCTTATGGTGGCATAAAATCCCATGAAAGGGAGCAAGGTGGAGTAAGGATCATGGAAGCACAACAGAATATAGCGTCACTGTTCGTGGGATCGTTTACGCATTCCCTTGATGCCAAGAGGCGTATGATCTTTCCGTCGGCCTGGCGGAATTTGGCGGGGGGATCGAATCAGCTGTTTGCTTTTCCGCATCCGGAGGAGAAGTGCCTCTATT
This is a stretch of genomic DNA from Pontiella agarivorans. It encodes these proteins:
- a CDS encoding 2-oxoacid:ferredoxin oxidoreductase subunit beta, coding for MSYKIPAFRHPNLPKNELGYTTKDYEGAVSTLCAGCGHDSISNAIIEACFEMSIPPHRVAKLSGIGCSSKTPTYFLGNSHGFNSVHGRMPSVATGANMANRDLLYIGVSGDGDTASIGMGQFVHAVRRNVNMVYICENNGVYGLTKGQDSATTDIGSKSKKGEPNALEPIDLCAIALQLGSTFVANSFSGDKEQLIPIIQAAIAHKGFAFINVISPCVTFNNVPGSTKAYDYIRQHMASTNTVDYVPHAEEITAEYNEGTDERVTMHDGSMINLHKMNSKHDVHSRTSALTMMQECKAQDKVLTGILFMDEGSQEIHETMNTNSTPLRDLDEEKLCPGADELAKINELHR
- a CDS encoding 2-oxoacid:acceptor oxidoreductase subunit alpha, translating into MKRDIITNKFVIKFANVNGTGSASANKLFSRAVFRMGIPISPKNIFPSNIQGLPTWYEVRINENGFLGRRGGIDIMVGMNPQSMERDINEVEKGGYFIYDSTKQLPPALRRNDIDFIGIPLTEKCRELYDDPRHRQLFRNIMYVGVLAALFDMELDVFKQLISDQFKGKQKLIAPNVNAVTTGYEMAKKMHACPIAYRIERRDNVGNKILIDGNEACGLGAVYGGATMAGWYPITPSTSVIDNFARYCRKFRMDPETGRKNYAIVQAEDELAAIGMVIGASWNGSRAFTATSGPGLSLMNEFLGLAYFAEIPSVLIDVQRSGPSTGMPTRTQQSDVLAAAYASHGDTKHICLYPSTPKECFEYTAKAFDLAERFQTPVILLSDLDLGMNDNMSDPFEWDDTRKYDRGKVYTEEDLENMTERFGRYLDVDGDGVPYRTYPGTHPTKGAFFTRGTSKDEYAIYTENGEKYIENMERLQKKWKTASEHVPKPIIRKTNKPCTVGVIHYGTSEASTLEALHHLNSLHGISLDSMGIQAFPFSDEVGQFIEEHEYVFVVEQNRDAQMRTLLINEYDFDPERLVPLLHFDGSPITARFIRHEIRDWILQTTTSPRRRSRFY
- a CDS encoding FAD-dependent oxidoreductase, with the protein product MKPTDTSHPEYFHKVVDCQHACPAHTPVPEYIRLIAAGRYADAYMINWESNVFPGILGRTCDRPCEPACRRGRIEEKPVAICRLKRVCADMKEDIRDRLPKIPKIKNGFKLAVIGAGPSALTVCRDLMPLGYEIDLFEATGSAGGFMRQQIPSFRLPEEVIDEETGYILDMGVNAHFNTRIESMKALTDKGYDAVFVGTGAPTGRQLKLPGWEHDGGKNIQVGVQWLAQVAFDHVTTAPEDVIVIGGGNTAMDCCRTALRLGAKNVKVVLRTPISAMVASPWEIEDTQAEGIPIIENHSPLEYVVEDGELKAMTFEVIDYSIDEDGREVFTPVGRTETIPCSLVLLAIGQANAFPWIERDIGIDFDERGMAIVDEVTYQSSNPMVFFGGDAAFGPKNIITAVAQGHQAALSIDMFLHGQELTDRPDPSTNLLSQKMGIHDWSYASSVTEEERHAVPHLDLQEAIKSHTVEVELGFDAATAFEEAERCLNCDVETVFTAEKCIECDGCIDICPVDCLTFTQNKEEAELRRSLTVPALNLGQQIFVSENLKTGRVMVKDEDVCLHCGLCAERCPTSAWDMQKFLYISPKPYHRKNEENQ